From Streptomonospora salina, the proteins below share one genomic window:
- a CDS encoding conjugal transfer protein — MATDPSAGDYWAVTVAVSGPREGPQTPATRYYSLGVAASGAGWVATDFPSEVAAPATGRPPELPYASRPLADGHPVAQTVQQWAGAYLAADGELARYLAPGFDQTPVSPTPYSAVDEVKVFPLDDAGGPDGVGNGGAAEVLARVQAAGKDDGRTHSVVYALEITERGDRWEVSALHPAPRVDPGSDSTTDS, encoded by the coding sequence GTGGCGACAGACCCAAGCGCCGGAGATTACTGGGCCGTGACCGTGGCGGTCAGCGGACCGAGGGAAGGGCCGCAGACTCCGGCGACCCGCTACTACTCCCTGGGAGTCGCCGCCAGCGGAGCCGGATGGGTGGCGACGGATTTCCCCAGTGAAGTGGCCGCTCCCGCAACTGGGCGGCCTCCGGAGCTGCCCTACGCCAGCCGCCCTCTGGCCGACGGCCATCCGGTGGCGCAGACCGTCCAGCAGTGGGCCGGCGCCTACTTGGCCGCTGACGGGGAACTGGCCCGCTATCTCGCGCCGGGCTTCGATCAGACACCTGTTTCCCCCACGCCGTACAGCGCCGTGGACGAGGTGAAGGTCTTTCCCCTCGATGACGCAGGCGGACCCGACGGCGTGGGAAACGGAGGTGCGGCTGAAGTCCTCGCCCGTGTCCAGGCGGCCGGCAAGGACGACGGGCGCACGCACTCCGTCGTCTATGCCCTCGAGATCACCGAACGCGGCGACCGATGGGAGGTGAGCGCTCTGCACCCGGCTCCCCGGGTGGACCCCGGTTCCGACTCGACCACCGATTCGTGA
- a CDS encoding ATP-binding protein, producing MQVPIRHLTGHLAWTVHGHVWAIWRVHPVSYLHSSPQAKSELHSATTTLLKQLSGEPMLLSLCASSGAADIVEAMIDGVDLDTHPEWAEVAEACLDWLCELDLTERTHWLLMPLPAEKPTLELKAIAAAAAASLSRLLGFTPPVPHEHEVQGYQAKADRVESQMTGGPAVRPATPAEVLWMLGHSVHRGVAGPLLADAEQADPAVGASRVRGGRLRGPALTGLGQVRIVEGGLPDGNNEQSGRSSPLRRRWLQVESPDGVSYQAFLALAEMPSVFAFPGSEWLAAVDALPVPVDWCSRLRIVSNTAAEAASRRKARELSAQVDEYDGETAGVPQALVDAAADLDDERGRLQASRTEVEVQSSTVLCVWGEDPQEVEQRAEVVRTSIAAAEYQVVRPTGGQRQLFEAMLPGSPLPHLLKEFTQYQLAADYAMAMPWASTALGDANGALLGMNLDGGTARPVLLDLAGAPRQDASASIGAVGELGAGKSVLLKAIIISLIDRGGRVIAVDRTAMGEWGRFAAAAAPDRHQLIRADGGGDDLCLDPLRVFAPEIGARYAKSYLTLQLGVPAMSPEGLAIAQAVDRTAAADRPHMSRVIDELKLIAAEYAGDRADQISETADLLRAVEADELGRMVFGDGPPLNLGSDFAVFQTAGLSLPKAEIFDSAYHMARQPLETLIGRAVLYLVAAVAREVAFSDPGQFTAVALDECHWLTSSTEGQDLALELVRDGRKHGAGALLGSHDPADFGSDVIRGLLANRFLLRHRDASLAAHGLEFLGLDPADRGLLDLVTTDLSPVSDQARKGEAIMLDTRRRIGRLSVTVPPVPRITESIFTTPGHPATPPQE from the coding sequence GTGCAGGTCCCGATCCGCCACCTCACCGGCCACCTGGCCTGGACCGTCCACGGACACGTCTGGGCTATCTGGCGGGTGCACCCGGTCTCGTACCTCCACTCCAGCCCTCAGGCCAAGAGCGAACTGCACTCCGCGACGACCACGCTGCTCAAGCAGCTCAGCGGCGAGCCGATGCTGCTGAGCCTGTGTGCGAGCAGCGGCGCCGCCGACATCGTCGAGGCGATGATCGACGGCGTCGACCTCGATACACACCCGGAATGGGCGGAAGTAGCCGAGGCCTGCCTGGACTGGCTGTGCGAACTGGACCTGACCGAGCGCACCCACTGGCTGCTGATGCCCCTGCCCGCTGAGAAACCGACTTTGGAACTCAAAGCCATCGCCGCCGCGGCGGCCGCGTCGCTGAGCAGGCTGCTCGGCTTCACTCCTCCAGTCCCCCATGAGCACGAAGTGCAGGGCTACCAGGCCAAGGCCGACCGCGTGGAGTCCCAGATGACGGGAGGTCCGGCCGTGCGGCCTGCCACGCCCGCGGAAGTGCTGTGGATGCTCGGCCACAGCGTCCATCGAGGTGTCGCCGGCCCGTTGCTGGCCGATGCGGAACAGGCGGATCCCGCGGTGGGCGCCTCCCGGGTGCGCGGCGGCCGGCTGCGCGGTCCAGCGCTGACCGGGCTCGGCCAGGTCCGGATCGTCGAGGGCGGCCTGCCCGACGGCAACAACGAGCAGTCGGGACGGAGTTCGCCGCTGCGTCGGCGGTGGTTGCAGGTGGAGTCCCCTGACGGGGTTTCCTACCAGGCGTTCCTCGCTCTGGCGGAGATGCCGTCCGTCTTCGCGTTCCCCGGGTCGGAGTGGTTGGCCGCCGTGGACGCGCTGCCGGTTCCGGTGGACTGGTGCAGTCGGCTGAGGATCGTCTCCAACACCGCGGCCGAGGCCGCCAGCCGCCGCAAGGCACGCGAGCTCAGCGCGCAGGTCGACGAGTACGACGGTGAGACGGCCGGCGTCCCCCAGGCACTGGTCGATGCCGCAGCCGATCTCGACGACGAACGCGGGCGTCTGCAGGCCAGTCGCACAGAGGTAGAGGTGCAGTCCAGCACTGTGCTCTGCGTGTGGGGCGAGGATCCGCAGGAAGTCGAGCAGCGTGCTGAGGTCGTGCGTACCTCCATCGCAGCCGCCGAATACCAGGTGGTCCGCCCAACTGGAGGACAGCGCCAGCTGTTCGAGGCGATGCTGCCCGGATCGCCGCTCCCCCACCTGCTGAAGGAGTTCACGCAATATCAACTGGCCGCCGACTACGCGATGGCGATGCCCTGGGCCTCCACCGCGCTGGGGGATGCGAACGGGGCTCTGCTGGGGATGAACCTGGACGGCGGCACCGCCCGACCGGTGCTGCTCGATCTGGCCGGCGCTCCCCGCCAGGACGCGAGCGCCTCTATCGGAGCCGTGGGCGAACTCGGTGCAGGAAAGAGCGTCCTGCTGAAGGCGATCATCATCTCCCTGATCGACCGCGGCGGGCGCGTCATCGCCGTCGACCGCACGGCCATGGGCGAGTGGGGCCGCTTCGCCGCGGCCGCCGCGCCCGATCGGCACCAGCTCATCCGCGCCGACGGTGGAGGCGACGACCTGTGCCTGGATCCGCTCCGGGTCTTCGCGCCCGAAATCGGGGCACGCTATGCCAAGTCGTATCTGACGCTGCAGCTCGGTGTACCGGCCATGTCCCCCGAAGGCCTGGCCATCGCCCAAGCCGTCGATCGCACCGCCGCCGCGGATCGGCCCCACATGAGCCGGGTGATCGACGAACTCAAGCTGATCGCCGCCGAATACGCCGGAGACCGGGCCGATCAGATCAGCGAGACCGCCGACCTGCTCCGGGCGGTCGAGGCCGACGAGCTCGGCCGCATGGTCTTCGGCGACGGCCCGCCGCTGAACCTGGGCAGCGACTTCGCCGTATTCCAGACGGCCGGGCTGTCGCTGCCCAAAGCGGAGATCTTCGATTCGGCTTATCACATGGCCCGCCAGCCGCTGGAGACCCTCATCGGGCGTGCTGTGCTCTACCTTGTGGCCGCCGTCGCTCGTGAAGTCGCATTCTCCGATCCCGGTCAGTTCACCGCGGTCGCCCTGGACGAATGCCACTGGCTCACGAGCTCTACCGAGGGGCAGGACCTGGCCCTCGAACTGGTGCGCGACGGTCGCAAGCACGGTGCCGGCGCCCTGTTGGGCTCCCACGACCCCGCCGACTTCGGCAGCGACGTCATCCGCGGCCTCCTGGCCAATCGCTTCCTGCTGCGCCATCGCGACGCATCGCTCGCTGCGCACGGGCTGGAGTTC